The proteins below come from a single Lepeophtheirus salmonis chromosome 4, UVic_Lsal_1.4, whole genome shotgun sequence genomic window:
- the LOC121116105 gene encoding uncharacterized protein, which yields MEVIQYLDNIPNSVHQPRPHYRQTSFWDCGVSCFIMILNEKDRKWVLNDQNIAKLCAEEGFAQSTWTIDLCYLLRKFCIPFLYTTITKGVDPSYSEEAYYNKVLQKDTERVLRRFDEAERNCISIQERSISLSEILTHLAKAGPIIVLVNSNELKSSTNSIEVAHYQGHYILVVGYDLKKKTIYFQDPSFKQSGNVASFAQFEKARKAYGTDEDIVFIYSKKKI from the exons atggaggttattcaatatttggacAACATTCCCAACTCTGTGCACCAGCCTCGTCCTCATTATCGacaa acaTCCTTTTGGGACTGTGGAGTATCTTGCTTCATAATGATTCTGAATGAAAAAGATAGAAAATGGGTCCTCAATGATCAAAACATTGCAAAACTATGTGCTGAAGAGGGATTTGCACAATCCACTTGGACTATTGATCTCTGTTATCTCCTTAGAAAGTTTTGTATCCCATTTCTTTACACAACAATTACAAAAGGAGTGGATCCTAGCTACTCAGAGGAG GCCTATTATAATAAAGTCCTTCAAAAGGATACAGAACGAGTACTTAGAAGGTTTGATGAGGCCGAAAGGAATTGCATTTCCATCCAGGAGCGAAGTATTTCTCTCTCTGAAATCCTTACACATCTTGCTAAAGCTGGACCCATCATTGTATTAGTCAACTCCAATGAGCTCAAATCTTCGACAAATAGTATAGAAGTTGCGCATTATCAGGGTCATTACATCCTTGTTGTCGGATATGACCTTAAAAAGAAAACGATTTACTTTCAAGACCCAAGTTTTAAACAGTCAGGAAATGTTGCATCGTTTGCACAGTTTGAAAAGGCGAGAAAGGCTTATGGTACGGATGAAGATATCGTGTTCATttactccaaaaagaaaatttaa
- the LOC121116103 gene encoding hatching enzyme 1.2, which yields MMERSISKMILIYILVLFQLISKGHALIQCGARDPNEHVESRNLMSGMGSRWPNSTVPYKIGNGLIHYSSMIKSAMEHIESNSCVKFVQQSKQKTYLNIVNNKPEYECFTTIGYSTQRENFLHLRLPQCLQFGIIVHELLHALGFDHEHNRYDRDEYIRIHSENLMPGGISNFYKSKKKGDFSVMPICNAQSSMDFANCYNGYSFETYGYAYDYGSIMHYGRTSNGYYGRTTITPINDENQEIGQLRGMSELDIKKLMAAYCGGRTLEESCLDSNESCPHWTGHCNTTSYIRDLCEKSCKACQVGEFKLPRP from the exons atGATGGAAAGGTCGATCAGTAAGATGATCTTGATATACATCCTTGTTCTATTTCAACTCATATCCAAAG GACATGCTTTAATCCAATGTGGAGCAAGAGATCCGAATGAGCATGTGGAATCACGAAACTTAATGTCTGGAATGGGATCCCGATGGCCAAACTCCACTGTACCGTACAAGATAGGAAATGGTCTTATCCATTACTCTAGTATGATAAAAAGTGCAATGGAACATATTGAATCAAATTCATGTGTTAAATTCGTCCAACAATCAAAACAAAAGACTTATCTAAATATTGTCAATAATAAACCTGAATACGAATGCTTTACAACCATTGGATATAGTACCCAAAGAGAAAATTTCCTACATTTGAGATTACCTCAGTGTCTg CAATTTGGTATCATTGTACATGAACTATTGCACGCTTTGGGATTCGATCATGAGCATAACAGATATGATCGAGATGAATATATCCGTATACATTCGGAAAATCTAATGCCTGGtggaatttctaatttttataaatccaaaaagAAGGGGGATTTTTCTGTCATGCCTATTTGCAATGCTCAATCATCAATGGATTTTGCAAATTGCTATAATGGATACTCATTCGAGACTTACGGCTATGCGTATGATTATGGATCGATTATGCATTACGGCAGAACTTC TAATGGATACTATGGACGAACCACAATTACTCCAATAAATGATGAGAATCAGGAGATTGGTCAACTACGGGGCATGTCAGAAttagacattaaaaaattaatggctGCATACTGTGGAGGCAGGACTTTAGAAG AGTCCTGTTTGGATAGTAACGAGAGTTGTCCTCATTGGACTGGACATTGTAATACAACATCGTACATACGGGATCTGTGTGAAAAGTCGTGTAAAGCTTGTCAAGTAGGGGAATTCAAACTTCCTCGACCATGA
- the LOC121116104 gene encoding astacin-like metalloprotease toxin 5 codes for MMERSISKMILIYILVLFQLISKGHALIQCGARDPNEHVESRNLMSGMGSRWPNSTVPYKIGSGLIHYSSMIKSAMEHIESNSCVKFVQQSKQKTYLNIVNNKPEYECFTTIGYSTQRENFLHLRLPQCLQFGIIVHELLHALGFDHEHNRYDRDEYIRIHWQNLMPGGISNFYKSKKKGIFLSCLFAMLNHQWILQIAIMDTHSRLTAMRMIMDRLCITAELLMDTMDEPQLLQ; via the exons atGATGGAAAGGTCGATCAGTAAGATGATCTTGATATACATCCTTGTTCTATTTCAACTCATATCCAAAG GACATGCTTTAATCCAATGTGGAGCAAGAGATCCGAATGAGCATGTGGAATCACGAAACTTAATGTCTGGAATGGGATCCCGATGGCCAAACTCCACTGTACCGTACAAGATAGGAAGTGGTCTTATCCATTACTCTAGTATGATAAAAAGTGCAATGGAACATATTGAATCAAATTCATGTGTTAAATTCGTCCAACAATCAAAACAAAAGACTTATCTTAATATTGTCAATAATAAACCTGAATACGAATGCTTTACAACCATTGGATATAGTACCCAAAGAGAAAATTTCCTACATTTGAGATTACCTCAGTGTCTg CAATTTGGTATCATTGTACATGAACTATTGCACGCTTTGGGATTCGATCATGAGCATAACAGATATGATCGAGATGAATATATCCGTATACATTGGCAAAATCTAATGCCTGGtggaatttctaatttttataaatccaaaaagAAGGGGATTTTTCTGTCATGCCTATTTGCAATGCTCAATCATCAATGGATTTTGCAAATTGCTATAATGGATACTCATTCGAGACTTACGGCTATGCGTATGATTATGGATCGATTATGCATTACGGCAGAACTTC TAATGGATACTATGGACGAACCACAATTACTCCAATAA